Proteins co-encoded in one Acidobacteriota bacterium genomic window:
- a CDS encoding type II toxin-antitoxin system HicA family toxin: MSTFPALTGKQLINALEKLGFEVTRTKGSHHFLRHADGRVTVVPVHSGEDIGPGLLSKILRDAKISRAILRDHL, from the coding sequence GTGAGCACCTTTCCCGCCCTCACGGGTAAACAGCTGATCAACGCACTAGAGAAGCTTGGTTTCGAGGTCACGCGAACCAAGGGCAGCCACCATTTCCTGCGGCACGCGGATGGCCGCGTTACCGTCGTGCCTGTGCACTCTGGTGAGGACATCGGGCCAGGACTCCTCAGTAAGATTCTCCGAGATGCCAAGATTTCTCGCGCGATTCTCCGTGATCACCTCTAA